Proteins from one Nitrobacteraceae bacterium AZCC 2146 genomic window:
- a CDS encoding hypothetical protein (product_source=Hypo-rule applied; superfamily=158855), producing MIAMGDTMARMEISTETSTWLLQAKDFLEEARRLKPGSARNELRQTAKVLRELAKLEAKSVSALDLDWRQRT from the coding sequence ATGATCGCGATGGGGGACACCATGGCGCGCATGGAAATCTCAACTGAAACGTCCACCTGGCTGCTGCAGGCCAAGGACTTTCTTGAAGAAGCACGACGGCTAAAGCCGGGCTCTGCGCGCAACGAGCTGCGTCAGACGGCGAAGGTGCTGCGCGAGCTTGCGAAGCTCGAGGCGAAGTCTGTATCCGCTCTGGACCTTGATTGGCGGCAGAGAACCTGA